From one Cupriavidus oxalaticus genomic stretch:
- the ftsH gene encoding ATP-dependent zinc metalloprotease FtsH: MEPRQQFSLWYILAAVTAILVLQSFFTPSHVQTLPYSDFKVLLKAGKLKNVTLGEGIITGTLNTDGVESLLPKQQVDEMLQQGKGDHAFSTVRVNDPVLVQELETAKVRFVGQADNKWIGMLLSWVVPALLFFAVWSFLIKRVGGAASGMMEIGKSKAKVYMQKETGVTFADVAGIDEAKEELAEIVNFLKDPQRYRRLGGKIPKGVLLLGAPGTGKTLLAKAVAGEAGVPFFSMSGSEFVEMFVGVGAARVRDLFNQAETKAPCIIFIDELDALGKTRALNAMSGNDEREQTLNQLLVQMDGFDTNKGVIIMAATNRPEILDPALLRPGRFDRHIALDRPDLKGREQILKVHSKNVTLAPGVELTKLAARTPGFAGADLANLVNEAALLAARKGKDAVDMADFDEALDRIIGGLEKKNRVMNAQEKETIAYHEAGHAIVAELRPRADRVSKVSIIPRGVAALGYTQQTPTEDRYLLKQSELLERLDVLLGGRMAEQLVFGDVSTGAQNDLQRATDMARRMITQFGMSEQLGLATYEDLPNPLLNGAGLMPRERKEYSENTAQIIDAEVRKILGDASQRVKQTLLAHRHKLDALAKLLLEQEVVDRPALELLLSEKVTPLTPGKPHPAKPDGHDSRKVNHENEGK; this comes from the coding sequence ATGGAACCGCGTCAACAATTTTCCCTTTGGTACATACTCGCGGCGGTCACGGCGATACTCGTCCTTCAGAGCTTCTTCACTCCTTCTCACGTCCAAACGCTGCCGTACAGTGACTTCAAGGTCCTATTGAAGGCCGGCAAGCTCAAGAACGTCACCCTCGGGGAAGGCATCATCACGGGAACGCTTAACACCGATGGCGTTGAGAGTCTGCTTCCCAAGCAACAGGTCGACGAGATGCTGCAGCAGGGGAAAGGAGACCACGCCTTCTCGACAGTCCGCGTCAACGACCCCGTTCTGGTGCAAGAGCTCGAAACTGCAAAAGTTCGCTTTGTCGGGCAGGCCGATAACAAATGGATTGGCATGCTGCTGTCCTGGGTGGTCCCTGCATTGCTCTTCTTTGCCGTCTGGAGCTTCCTCATCAAGCGGGTAGGCGGAGCCGCCAGCGGCATGATGGAGATTGGCAAGAGCAAGGCCAAGGTCTACATGCAAAAAGAAACCGGCGTGACGTTTGCTGACGTCGCCGGCATCGACGAGGCTAAGGAAGAGCTCGCCGAAATCGTCAACTTCCTGAAGGACCCGCAGCGCTACCGGCGCCTGGGCGGCAAGATTCCCAAAGGCGTGTTGCTTCTCGGTGCGCCGGGAACTGGCAAGACGCTGCTGGCGAAGGCTGTCGCTGGCGAGGCTGGCGTTCCATTCTTCAGCATGAGTGGCTCGGAGTTCGTTGAGATGTTTGTAGGTGTTGGGGCTGCGCGCGTTCGCGACCTCTTCAACCAGGCCGAGACTAAGGCGCCTTGCATCATCTTTATTGACGAACTCGATGCGCTCGGCAAGACCCGTGCGCTCAACGCGATGTCCGGAAACGACGAACGCGAACAGACACTGAATCAGTTGCTGGTCCAGATGGACGGCTTTGATACCAACAAAGGCGTCATCATCATGGCCGCGACCAACCGCCCGGAGATTCTCGACCCTGCGCTACTTCGCCCGGGCCGATTTGACCGTCACATCGCTCTGGACCGCCCGGACCTGAAGGGCCGGGAGCAAATCCTGAAGGTGCATAGCAAAAATGTCACACTGGCACCGGGGGTGGAGCTGACCAAGCTAGCTGCCAGAACCCCGGGATTCGCGGGAGCTGACCTTGCCAATCTCGTCAATGAGGCCGCCCTGCTGGCGGCACGCAAGGGCAAGGACGCGGTCGACATGGCCGACTTCGACGAGGCGTTAGACCGCATCATTGGCGGCCTGGAAAAAAAGAATCGCGTGATGAATGCGCAGGAAAAGGAAACCATCGCCTACCACGAGGCAGGTCACGCCATCGTGGCGGAGTTGCGGCCCCGTGCCGACCGGGTATCGAAGGTTTCCATCATTCCACGTGGCGTGGCCGCGCTCGGCTATACCCAGCAGACACCCACAGAGGACCGCTATCTGCTAAAGCAGAGTGAACTGCTTGAGCGGCTCGATGTGCTGCTCGGCGGGCGCATGGCCGAGCAACTTGTCTTCGGCGACGTTTCGACAGGCGCACAGAATGACCTGCAACGCGCAACAGACATGGCTCGCCGGATGATTACGCAGTTCGGCATGAGCGAGCAGCTCGGTCTTGCCACGTACGAGGACTTGCCGAACCCACTCCTTAATGGGGCAGGACTGATGCCTCGGGAACGCAAGGAATACAGCGAGAATACCGCGCAAATCATTGACGCGGAAGTCCGGAAGATTCTGGGTGACGCAAGCCAGCGGGTGAAGCAGACACTGCTGGCACACCGGCACAAGCTGGACGCGCTGGCAAAGCTGCTGCTCGAACAGGAGGTTGTCGACCGACCTGCCCTGGAGCTGCTCCTCTCCGAGAAAGTTACCCCGCTCACGCCTGGGAAGCCCCACCCAGCCAAGCCCGATGGGCACGATTCGCGGAAGGTGAACCATGAAAATGAAGGCAAGTAG
- the ppk2 gene encoding polyphosphate kinase 2: MKMKASRKSVTSEVSAISHEDYEENLHLLQIELVKLQKHFISCSDRILVIFEGRDAAGKDGTIKRIVEHLSPRETRVVALGKPSDRDRGSWYFRRYTAELPAAGEFTLFNRSWYNRAGVERVMGFCTDAEVEEFMASVPEFEGMLVRSGIRLIKYYLDISKGEQKKRIEERRRDPLKQWKVSPIDEQAVSLWKKYSKARNEIFARTSDIVPWNVVRADDKRVARLSVIKDLLTRLHYADKDDELIRPNPEVVFPYAEEHLLSGAIAK; this comes from the coding sequence ATGAAAATGAAGGCAAGTAGGAAGAGCGTTACGTCCGAGGTAAGCGCCATCTCCCATGAGGACTATGAGGAGAATCTCCACCTGCTTCAAATCGAACTGGTCAAGCTACAGAAGCACTTCATTTCCTGCAGCGACCGGATTCTGGTGATATTTGAAGGCAGGGACGCCGCTGGGAAGGACGGCACCATCAAGCGCATTGTCGAACATCTCAGCCCGCGTGAAACCCGCGTCGTCGCGCTTGGAAAGCCTTCTGACCGTGACCGAGGCTCATGGTACTTCCGGCGCTATACGGCCGAACTCCCGGCCGCCGGCGAGTTCACGCTTTTCAATCGGAGTTGGTACAACCGAGCGGGCGTGGAACGCGTGATGGGCTTCTGCACCGACGCCGAGGTTGAGGAGTTCATGGCAAGCGTCCCAGAGTTCGAAGGGATGCTTGTGCGCTCAGGGATTCGTCTTATCAAGTACTACCTGGACATCAGCAAGGGCGAACAGAAAAAGCGCATCGAAGAGCGCCGCCGAGACCCGCTAAAGCAGTGGAAAGTCAGCCCCATTGACGAGCAGGCGGTGTCACTTTGGAAGAAGTACAGCAAGGCTCGCAACGAGATTTTTGCTCGGACCAGCGACATCGTGCCATGGAATGTGGTACGCGCCGACGACAAGCGGGTCGCGCGCCTCAGCGTCATCAAGGATTTGCTGACGCGCCTGCACTATGCGGACAAGGACGATGAGCTGATTCGCCCTAATCCGGAAGTTGTGTTTCCTTATGCTGAGGAACATCTGCTGAGCGGGGCGATTGCGAAGTAA
- a CDS encoding heavy metal translocating P-type ATPase has product MKTSIIEVGGLLSVLSAHGVEKRLTRLPGVVKAAVNCVSGSTTVEYDDAVTSLSEIKARLDECGHHCHGELVPRHICIPEDPPAVSTGVDSGQASTAARLAALGRHEDHSHAAKAQAHATHGQMAHDMGHGAGMDMAAMVRDMRNRFWICLVFTIPIFLYAPMGMQIPMPAPPFGLGMNQWLFLLASAAILYPSWPFFVSAWRSLQDGTLNMATLVVLSVGTGYLFSVGATFFFPGEQFYEASAVLLVFILLGHWLEMRARAGASDAIRSLMNLAPPKAMVLRDGREVEIPTADVKLGDIVIIRPGNKIPADGEVTDGSSQVDESMLTGESLPVRKGPGDSIIGATINKSGSFHYRATKVGSDSALAQIVKLVQEAQNSKAPAQLLADRASQWLVLAALGIGILTFVSWYWWLGQPLLFALTLTITVFVIACPDALGLATPMAVMVGTGLGAMNGILFKNASALEEATKLNVVVFDKTGTLTMGEPEVVEIFAPQGVSEDAMLGLAAAVEQASEHPLAQAILKRAGALTRPSATGFTNIDGMGAQADVDGRPALLGNRKLMASQRVDMTGLTEKADMMQGAGRTVIHVAHGGKLIGLIAIADAPRPTSAAAVKKLRERGVQVAMLTGDNKATAERIAVGLGIELVLADVLPGQKAEKVKELQAQGNKVGMVGDGINDAPALTQADVGFAIGAGTDVAMESADIVLMKSDPFDVVGAIELSRATLRKMHQNLWWAVAYNLVAFPLAAGLLYPFTLSPEIAALSMSGSSALVAINALLLKRTKLPGIRAPSPPVSDSVAAPIAG; this is encoded by the coding sequence ATGAAGACCAGCATCATTGAAGTTGGAGGCCTGCTTTCCGTTCTTAGCGCTCACGGGGTGGAGAAGCGCCTCACCAGATTGCCCGGTGTCGTCAAGGCAGCGGTCAACTGTGTCTCGGGCAGCACGACTGTCGAGTACGACGACGCTGTAACTAGCCTAAGTGAAATCAAGGCAAGGCTGGATGAGTGCGGCCATCATTGCCATGGCGAACTGGTGCCACGGCACATTTGCATCCCGGAAGACCCACCAGCAGTTTCGACCGGAGTTGATAGCGGGCAAGCGAGTACAGCAGCCCGGCTGGCAGCGCTCGGCAGACACGAGGACCATTCCCACGCAGCGAAAGCGCAGGCCCACGCGACACATGGCCAGATGGCCCATGACATGGGACACGGCGCCGGCATGGACATGGCGGCGATGGTTCGCGACATGCGAAACCGCTTCTGGATTTGCCTGGTGTTCACGATTCCCATCTTTCTCTACGCGCCGATGGGAATGCAAATTCCCATGCCGGCTCCGCCGTTCGGTCTGGGCATGAACCAGTGGCTGTTCTTGTTAGCGAGCGCGGCCATCCTATATCCCAGTTGGCCCTTCTTCGTATCCGCGTGGCGCTCCCTCCAGGACGGCACGCTCAACATGGCCACGCTGGTTGTCCTCTCTGTCGGTACGGGCTATCTGTTCAGCGTCGGAGCAACCTTCTTCTTTCCTGGAGAGCAGTTTTACGAGGCGTCGGCCGTGTTGCTGGTATTCATCCTGCTGGGACACTGGCTGGAGATGCGCGCTCGCGCTGGCGCGTCAGACGCGATTCGCTCGCTGATGAACCTGGCTCCGCCCAAGGCGATGGTACTGCGTGATGGCCGCGAGGTGGAAATACCAACTGCCGACGTCAAGCTGGGTGACATCGTCATCATCCGTCCTGGCAACAAGATTCCCGCTGATGGCGAGGTCACCGATGGCAGTTCCCAAGTAGACGAATCGATGCTGACTGGCGAGTCGCTTCCCGTGAGGAAGGGGCCGGGAGACAGTATCATCGGCGCGACAATCAACAAGAGTGGCAGCTTTCACTATCGGGCGACCAAGGTTGGAAGTGACAGCGCACTGGCGCAAATCGTCAAGCTGGTGCAAGAGGCTCAGAACTCGAAAGCGCCAGCGCAATTGCTCGCGGACCGCGCATCCCAGTGGTTGGTGCTTGCCGCCCTGGGGATTGGCATCCTCACATTCGTCAGTTGGTATTGGTGGTTGGGCCAGCCCCTGCTGTTCGCCTTGACGCTCACCATTACCGTCTTCGTGATTGCCTGTCCCGATGCGCTTGGACTCGCGACTCCGATGGCGGTGATGGTTGGTACAGGCCTCGGCGCGATGAACGGGATTTTGTTCAAGAACGCTTCGGCTTTGGAGGAAGCCACCAAGTTGAATGTCGTCGTGTTCGACAAGACGGGCACCCTGACCATGGGGGAACCTGAAGTCGTGGAGATTTTCGCTCCGCAGGGCGTGAGCGAAGACGCGATGCTTGGTCTTGCCGCCGCCGTCGAGCAGGCTTCAGAACACCCACTGGCCCAAGCCATCCTCAAACGCGCTGGGGCATTGACGAGGCCAAGCGCCACCGGCTTTACAAATATCGACGGTATGGGAGCCCAAGCGGATGTCGACGGGAGGCCGGCGCTGCTTGGTAATCGCAAGCTGATGGCATCACAACGCGTGGATATGACCGGCCTGACGGAGAAGGCCGACATGATGCAAGGCGCGGGGCGAACGGTCATTCATGTTGCACACGGTGGCAAACTGATTGGCCTGATTGCCATCGCCGACGCCCCCCGACCGACTTCGGCAGCGGCAGTCAAGAAGCTGCGAGAGCGAGGCGTGCAGGTGGCGATGCTGACCGGGGACAACAAGGCCACGGCGGAACGTATCGCTGTAGGCCTGGGAATCGAGCTGGTCCTCGCAGACGTGTTGCCTGGGCAAAAAGCCGAAAAGGTCAAAGAACTGCAGGCACAAGGCAATAAGGTTGGCATGGTAGGCGACGGCATCAACGACGCGCCTGCGCTGACGCAGGCGGACGTAGGCTTTGCCATTGGCGCCGGCACGGATGTGGCGATGGAAAGCGCTGACATTGTGCTGATGAAGAGTGACCCGTTTGACGTGGTGGGGGCAATTGAGTTGTCGCGTGCCACCCTGCGAAAGATGCACCAGAATCTCTGGTGGGCGGTAGCCTACAACCTGGTGGCGTTCCCCTTGGCAGCCGGTCTGCTCTACCCCTTCACCTTAAGTCCTGAGATTGCAGCGCTATCCATGTCGGGTAGCTCCGCCTTGGTGGCAATTAACGCTCTGTTACTCAAGCGCACGAAGCTACCCGGCATACGCGCCCCATCGCCGCCCGTATCGGACAGCGTGGCCGCGCCCATTGCCGGCTGA
- a CDS encoding GntR family transcriptional regulator: MNATTENSPADIANRITEAMLGQKLLPGSRLGEQELATLFGVSRTLVREALSRLAARGMVTVSARRGWFLVEPGTDDIRSAFDARRIIETGLLREVSPDRPAHAQAIHSLKVHIAREKAALQGDDASMRSFLLGDFHVCLCASLGYGLLVDTLRDLTARTTLVASRNQSAADAGRSCRQHEGIVNALGEGDGVLAARLMAEHLSAVHTSLDAVGPADPLSHLRQALAPVSPARVPHSASPAAEIFADQPFPSRT; the protein is encoded by the coding sequence GTGAACGCAACGACCGAAAACTCCCCTGCTGACATCGCCAATCGCATCACCGAGGCAATGCTTGGCCAGAAGCTGCTCCCCGGCTCCCGCCTGGGCGAGCAGGAACTTGCCACATTGTTCGGCGTGAGCCGCACGCTGGTGCGTGAAGCATTGTCGCGGCTGGCGGCGCGGGGCATGGTAACCGTCAGCGCGCGACGCGGCTGGTTTCTGGTGGAACCCGGCACTGACGACATCCGCTCAGCGTTCGACGCCCGCCGCATTATCGAAACCGGGTTGCTACGTGAAGTCAGCCCGGATCGGCCGGCGCATGCGCAGGCCATTCATTCGCTCAAAGTTCATATCGCACGCGAAAAGGCCGCGCTCCAAGGCGACGACGCCAGCATGCGCAGTTTCCTGCTGGGCGATTTTCACGTTTGCCTGTGCGCATCATTGGGGTATGGCCTGTTAGTGGATACGCTGCGCGACCTGACCGCGCGCACGACACTGGTCGCCAGTCGAAATCAGTCCGCAGCCGATGCTGGTCGCTCGTGCCGCCAGCACGAAGGTATCGTCAACGCGCTTGGGGAAGGCGATGGCGTGTTAGCCGCGCGCCTGATGGCCGAACACCTTAGCGCAGTGCATACGAGTCTTGATGCCGTTGGCCCCGCCGACCCGCTCTCACACCTTCGCCAGGCGCTGGCACCGGTAAGTCCGGCACGCGTTCCGCATTCCGCATCACCCGCCGCGGAGATTTTCGCGGATCAACCATTCCCATCCCGAACCTGA
- a CDS encoding transporter substrate-binding domain-containing protein, with product MFHALSKSKLSRRGLMCALLAGLYAAVLPAQADTLADVTKAGVLRVAVPQDFPPFGSVGADMAPQGLDIDVAALMAKKMGVKLQLVPVTSTNRVPYLQTRKVDLVISSMGKNPEREKVLDFSDAYAPFFNGVFGPADLAVKSAADLAGKTVGVTRGAVEDLELSKIAPASANIKRYEDNNATISAFLSGQVQLIATGNVVASTLIAKHPPKAPETKFLIKNSPCFIGMNKGEKALQDKVNAILAEAKKDGSLNTLSIKWLLRPLPAQL from the coding sequence ATGTTCCATGCCCTGTCCAAATCCAAGTTGTCCCGCCGCGGCCTGATGTGTGCACTGCTGGCCGGCTTATATGCGGCCGTGCTGCCGGCGCAGGCCGACACACTCGCCGATGTCACCAAGGCCGGCGTACTGCGCGTGGCCGTGCCACAGGATTTCCCGCCGTTTGGCTCGGTAGGGGCCGATATGGCTCCTCAGGGCCTCGATATCGACGTGGCAGCGCTGATGGCCAAAAAGATGGGTGTAAAGCTGCAGTTGGTACCAGTGACCAGCACCAACCGAGTGCCGTATCTGCAGACGCGCAAGGTAGACCTGGTGATCTCGAGCATGGGCAAGAATCCCGAGCGCGAAAAGGTGCTCGACTTCTCCGATGCCTATGCGCCGTTCTTCAATGGCGTGTTCGGGCCGGCGGATCTTGCCGTAAAAAGCGCGGCCGATCTGGCGGGCAAGACTGTTGGCGTCACGCGCGGTGCCGTGGAAGACCTGGAACTGAGCAAGATCGCTCCGGCCAGCGCGAACATCAAGCGCTATGAAGACAACAACGCCACGATCTCGGCCTTTCTGTCGGGGCAGGTGCAACTGATTGCCACCGGCAACGTGGTGGCCTCGACGCTGATCGCCAAGCATCCGCCCAAGGCGCCCGAAACCAAGTTCCTGATCAAGAATTCGCCGTGCTTCATCGGAATGAACAAGGGTGAGAAGGCGCTGCAGGACAAGGTCAACGCCATCCTGGCCGAAGCCAAGAAGGACGGCTCACTGAACACGCTGTCGATCAAGTGGCTGCTGCGTCCGCTGCCGGCGCAGCTCTGA
- a CDS encoding amino acid ABC transporter permease, with the protein MAYAFDFVSVLDYTDVLLKGIAVTAQLTLTGGVLGVAVALAGAWAKTQGPAWLRPVVSTYVELIRNTPFLIQLFFIFFGLPSLGVHLPEMVAASLAMVINLGAYGTEIVRAGLAATPRGQFEAGASLAMSPFQVFRHVVLRPALQKIWPALSSQIVIVMLGSAVCSQIAAQDLTYAANFIQGRNFRAFEVYLVSAAIYLLLALVLRQLLRGVGRQLFARRAG; encoded by the coding sequence ATGGCTTACGCGTTCGATTTCGTGTCGGTGCTGGATTACACCGACGTGCTGCTCAAGGGCATCGCGGTCACGGCGCAGCTCACGCTGACAGGCGGTGTGCTTGGCGTGGCCGTGGCGTTGGCGGGTGCCTGGGCCAAGACCCAGGGACCCGCCTGGCTTCGCCCCGTGGTCAGCACCTATGTGGAGCTGATCCGGAACACGCCGTTCCTGATCCAGCTGTTCTTCATCTTCTTCGGGCTGCCCAGCCTTGGCGTGCATCTGCCCGAAATGGTGGCGGCATCGCTGGCCATGGTTATCAACTTGGGCGCCTACGGTACCGAGATCGTGCGCGCCGGCCTGGCTGCCACCCCGCGCGGGCAGTTCGAAGCCGGCGCGAGCCTGGCCATGTCACCATTCCAGGTGTTCCGGCACGTCGTGCTGCGCCCGGCATTGCAGAAGATCTGGCCAGCGCTGTCGAGCCAGATTGTGATCGTGATGCTCGGATCGGCTGTCTGTTCGCAGATCGCAGCGCAAGACCTGACGTATGCGGCCAATTTCATCCAAGGGCGAAACTTCCGCGCTTTTGAGGTCTATCTCGTGAGCGCAGCGATCTATCTTCTTCTTGCCCTCGTGCTGCGGCAATTGCTGCGCGGCGTTGGCCGGCAGCTTTTTGCGCGGAGGGCGGGATGA
- a CDS encoding amino acid ABC transporter permease: MIEFTLWDIVRNLLLAARWTVLLSLVAFVGGGLVGLLVLLMRTGKRPVARRLAQAYIELFQDTPLLMQLFLAFFGLALFGIEVPAWLAAGLALTLWTSAFLAEIWRGCVEAIPRGQWEASGSLAMDYVQQMRYVILPQALRIAVAPTVGFGVQVIKGTALASIIGFTELSKAGTMIVNATFQPFTVYAAVALMYFALCWPLSQYSKMLERKFHAAYRH, translated from the coding sequence ATGATCGAGTTCACGTTGTGGGATATCGTCCGCAACCTGCTGTTGGCAGCACGCTGGACGGTGCTGCTGTCATTGGTTGCGTTTGTGGGCGGTGGCCTCGTTGGCCTCCTCGTGCTGTTGATGCGTACCGGCAAGCGCCCGGTAGCAAGACGCCTGGCGCAGGCGTATATCGAGCTTTTCCAGGATACGCCGCTCCTGATGCAGCTATTCCTCGCTTTCTTCGGACTTGCACTGTTTGGCATCGAGGTGCCAGCGTGGCTGGCCGCCGGGCTTGCGTTAACGCTGTGGACGTCGGCCTTCCTGGCCGAAATCTGGCGCGGCTGCGTGGAAGCCATACCGCGCGGCCAGTGGGAAGCCTCAGGCAGCCTGGCCATGGACTACGTGCAGCAGATGCGTTACGTGATCCTGCCACAGGCCTTGCGGATTGCCGTGGCACCGACCGTTGGCTTTGGTGTCCAGGTCATCAAGGGCACGGCGCTAGCGTCGATCATCGGCTTCACCGAGCTGTCCAAGGCGGGCACGATGATTGTGAACGCCACATTCCAACCCTTTACCGTATATGCCGCCGTGGCGCTGATGTACTTCGCGCTGTGCTGGCCGCTTTCGCAATACAGCAAGATGCTGGAGAGGAAATTCCATGCCGCTTATCGCCATTGA
- a CDS encoding amino acid ABC transporter ATP-binding protein → MPLIAIDQVRKSFGSNEVLKGVSLSVEPGEVIAIIGRSGSGKSTLLRCINGLESIDSGAITVAGAHLADSELQLRALRLKVGMIFQQFNLFPHLSAGRNVMLSPMIVKGASQAEARELAELNLARVGLSAKFDAYPDQLSGGQQQRVAIARALAMQPTALLCDEITSALDPELVNEVLQVVRSLAADGMTLLMVTHEMRFAREVCDRVVFMHQGKVHETGAPNEVFGRPQTHELQQFLGMVEA, encoded by the coding sequence ATGCCGCTTATCGCCATTGATCAGGTTCGCAAGTCGTTTGGCAGCAACGAGGTGCTGAAGGGCGTTTCGCTCTCCGTCGAACCTGGCGAAGTCATCGCCATTATCGGCAGGAGTGGCTCGGGCAAGAGCACGCTGCTACGTTGCATCAACGGGTTGGAAAGCATCGATTCGGGCGCCATCACGGTGGCCGGTGCTCACCTGGCCGACAGCGAACTGCAATTACGCGCGCTGCGGCTCAAGGTAGGCATGATTTTCCAGCAGTTCAATCTGTTTCCGCACCTCAGCGCCGGGCGCAACGTGATGCTGTCGCCCATGATCGTCAAGGGCGCGTCGCAGGCCGAGGCCCGTGAACTGGCCGAACTGAACCTGGCACGGGTCGGGCTTTCTGCCAAGTTCGATGCGTACCCGGACCAACTGTCTGGCGGTCAGCAGCAACGTGTCGCCATCGCTCGCGCGCTTGCCATGCAGCCAACCGCGCTGCTATGCGACGAAATCACCTCCGCGCTGGATCCAGAACTTGTTAACGAGGTACTGCAGGTTGTGCGCAGTCTCGCGGCCGATGGCATGACCCTGCTGATGGTGACGCACGAAATGCGCTTCGCGCGCGAGGTGTGCGACCGCGTAGTCTTCATGCATCAGGGCAAGGTCCACGAAACCGGCGCGCCCAATGAAGTGTTCGGCCGGCCACAGACGCACGAACTGCAGCAGTTCTTGGGAATGGTTGAGGCTTGA